From a region of the Nocardioides ginsengisegetis genome:
- a CDS encoding PH domain-containing protein: MAISQKLLNDGESVVISTRTHPKALLAPLLWLVLILAVVVFANVKIDNDVAGYVAWGIGAVLVVWLVLPPVVRWLSASYTITNRRLITRTGVIVRKGHDIPLSRISDVAYELGLVDRMLGCGTLVISDASTNGRVSLPDIPHVEETQRRLNQLLHDLNDPTGHHDGT; encoded by the coding sequence GTGGCCATCTCGCAGAAACTGCTCAACGACGGCGAGTCCGTCGTCATCAGCACCCGCACCCACCCCAAGGCACTGCTCGCGCCGCTCCTGTGGCTCGTCCTGATCCTCGCGGTGGTGGTGTTCGCCAACGTGAAGATCGACAACGACGTCGCCGGGTACGTCGCCTGGGGCATCGGCGCGGTGCTGGTCGTCTGGCTGGTGCTGCCTCCGGTGGTCCGCTGGCTCAGCGCGTCCTACACCATCACCAACCGACGCCTGATCACCCGCACCGGCGTGATCGTGCGCAAGGGCCACGACATCCCGCTGTCGCGGATCAGCGACGTGGCCTACGAGCTCGGGCTGGTCGACCGGATGCTCGGCTGCGGCACGCTGGTCATCAGCGACGCGAGCACCAACGGACGCGTCTCGCTGCCCGACATCCCGCACGTCGAGGAGACCCAGCGCCGCCTCAACCAGCTCCTGCACGACCTCAACGACCCGACGGGACACCATGACGGCACCTGA
- a CDS encoding acyl-CoA carboxylase subunit epsilon, which produces MSGDEPVVEPVETPLLRVVNADATPEEIAAIVAVFASLGGPEAPRERRTPEWQAHHRKVRPSFAHGPGGWRSSGMPR; this is translated from the coding sequence GTGAGCGGGGACGAGCCGGTGGTCGAGCCTGTCGAGACCCCGCTGCTGCGGGTCGTCAACGCCGACGCCACCCCCGAGGAGATCGCCGCGATCGTCGCGGTCTTCGCCTCGCTGGGCGGCCCGGAGGCGCCGCGGGAGCGGCGTACGCCCGAGTGGCAGGCCCACCACCGCAAGGTGCGGCCGTCCTTCGCGCACGGCCCCGGGGGTTGGCGCTCCAGCGGCATGCCGCGCTGA
- a CDS encoding biotin--[acetyl-CoA-carboxylase] ligase produces the protein MTDDLAARPPLDSRRLADGAPDFDVEVVPEAASTNAILADRAREGAAEGLVVVAEHQTAGRGRLDRTWETPARAALTFSVLLRPTVVVAEWPWLPLLTGLAVSAAVTAAGVEAGLKWPNDVLVDDLKVAGILLERVETPTGAAAVVGIGLNVSTTADELPVDTATSLALATGGTFDRTELLVGLLGQLRQQYDAWQAAGSTVLRPAYEAACVTVGRDVRVDLPGGRTLTGRATGVDDAGRLVVAGADGETTVGAGDVIHVRALDQ, from the coding sequence GTGACCGATGACCTCGCCGCACGCCCACCCCTCGACAGCCGACGCCTCGCCGACGGCGCCCCCGACTTCGACGTGGAGGTGGTCCCCGAGGCCGCCTCGACCAACGCGATCCTGGCCGACCGCGCCCGTGAGGGCGCCGCGGAGGGGCTGGTCGTCGTGGCCGAGCACCAGACCGCCGGCCGCGGCCGCCTCGACCGCACCTGGGAGACCCCGGCGCGCGCAGCCCTGACGTTCTCGGTGCTGCTGCGCCCCACCGTCGTGGTCGCCGAGTGGCCCTGGCTGCCGCTGCTGACCGGCCTGGCCGTCTCGGCCGCCGTGACGGCTGCCGGTGTCGAGGCCGGGCTGAAGTGGCCCAACGACGTGCTCGTGGACGACCTCAAGGTCGCCGGCATCCTGCTCGAGCGGGTCGAGACCCCGACCGGCGCGGCCGCCGTCGTCGGAATCGGCCTCAACGTCAGCACCACCGCCGACGAGCTCCCCGTCGACACCGCCACCTCCCTGGCCCTGGCCACCGGCGGCACCTTCGACCGGACCGAGCTGCTCGTCGGGCTGCTGGGCCAGCTGCGCCAGCAGTACGACGCGTGGCAGGCGGCGGGCTCGACGGTGCTGCGGCCGGCGTACGAGGCCGCCTGCGTGACCGTCGGCCGGGACGTCCGGGTCGACCTGCCGGGCGGACGGACGCTGACCGGGCGGGCCACGGGCGTCGACGACGCGGGACGTCTCGTGGTGGCCGGAGCGGACGGCGAGACCACCGTCGGCGCGGGTGACGTGATCCATGTGCGGGCGCTCGATCAGTGA
- a CDS encoding CoA-binding protein, with protein sequence MAEWQDAEHVRFMLDDCETWAVVGLSGNPDRTAYEIAALLQRRGKRIVPIHPSAPVVLGEQGYATLADVPFPIDVVDVFRRSESAGEFADQAVAVGARGVWFQLGVIDEDAFLRTAEAGVPMVMDACPAIEWRRRRT encoded by the coding sequence ATGGCTGAGTGGCAGGACGCGGAGCACGTCCGCTTCATGCTCGACGACTGCGAGACGTGGGCGGTCGTCGGGCTGTCGGGCAACCCCGACCGCACGGCGTACGAGATCGCGGCGCTGCTGCAGCGGCGCGGCAAGCGCATCGTGCCCATCCATCCGTCCGCGCCCGTCGTGCTCGGCGAGCAGGGCTATGCGACGCTCGCCGACGTGCCGTTCCCGATCGACGTGGTGGACGTGTTCCGGCGCAGCGAGTCGGCCGGCGAGTTCGCTGACCAGGCCGTGGCCGTGGGCGCGCGGGGCGTGTGGTTCCAGCTCGGCGTGATCGACGAGGACGCCTTCCTGCGCACGGCCGAGGCCGGCGTCCCGATGGTCATGGACGCCTGTCCGGCCATCGAGTGGCGCCGACGGCGGACGTGA
- a CDS encoding glycosyltransferase, whose product MDANETRYDQGPQLAPPGMGEDAYLRTPDPHLAAYADQFLDELASSPTYRPTVGCIIPAYNEAETIAGVLDSLLQQTRLPDVIHLIVNNTSDDSVEIASHYAGPHTRKTELGEQSTIIYVHDIGKNPDKKVGALNYGYSLVEHMDYVLGVDGDTTPEPDAVEHLVNEIASDDRIGGISAIYSIDDSAIDGPVAKFLIAGQRAQFSAFNMQNMLKGRNMAVLGGQFSIFATQALRDVLRDSHQRTPWVNDSEVEDSLLSLQIKSAGYLTKISARARAHVGGMTTLRSLDAQQVKWNFGAIDLMWPGQRGDTKGQPFHPNLRLRWFEHMSMVINMTTRLMFFLLLFGALSIHAFVFRAWWLVPPAAAVWLNFRVAHSMEFRNRRDYLFALLVFPAELYMLIRMGHFVRAWLKFFSRQQTDNWAAQAKAERGKGTAWLYPFAALAVFFAGAAVGWRFVPIQTRSDILAVGWPILGVITILQTCWMIMKAMKRYRGFKA is encoded by the coding sequence GTGGACGCGAACGAGACGCGGTACGACCAGGGGCCGCAGCTCGCCCCGCCCGGGATGGGCGAGGACGCCTACCTGCGCACGCCCGACCCGCACCTGGCCGCCTACGCCGACCAGTTCCTCGACGAGCTGGCCAGCTCCCCGACGTACCGCCCCACCGTCGGCTGCATCATCCCGGCCTACAACGAGGCCGAAACCATCGCGGGCGTGCTCGACTCGCTGCTCCAGCAGACCCGGCTCCCCGACGTCATCCACCTGATCGTCAACAACACCTCCGACGACTCCGTGGAGATCGCCAGCCACTACGCCGGCCCGCACACGCGGAAGACCGAGCTCGGCGAGCAGAGCACGATCATCTACGTCCACGACATCGGCAAGAACCCCGACAAGAAGGTCGGCGCCCTCAACTACGGCTACAGCCTGGTCGAGCACATGGACTACGTCCTGGGCGTCGACGGCGACACCACCCCCGAGCCGGACGCCGTCGAGCACCTCGTCAACGAGATCGCCAGCGACGACCGGATCGGCGGCATCTCCGCGATCTACTCCATCGACGACTCGGCCATCGACGGGCCGGTCGCGAAGTTCCTCATCGCCGGCCAGCGCGCGCAGTTCTCGGCGTTCAACATGCAGAACATGCTCAAGGGCCGCAACATGGCGGTCCTCGGCGGCCAGTTCTCCATCTTCGCCACCCAGGCGCTCCGCGACGTGCTGCGCGACAGCCACCAGCGCACCCCCTGGGTCAACGACAGCGAGGTCGAGGATTCCCTGCTCTCGCTGCAGATCAAGAGCGCCGGCTACCTCACCAAGATCTCCGCCCGGGCCCGCGCCCACGTCGGCGGCATGACCACCCTCCGCTCGCTCGACGCCCAGCAGGTCAAGTGGAACTTCGGCGCCATCGACCTGATGTGGCCCGGCCAGCGCGGCGACACCAAGGGCCAGCCGTTCCACCCCAACCTCCGCCTGCGCTGGTTCGAGCACATGTCGATGGTCATCAACATGACCACCCGCCTGATGTTCTTCCTGCTGCTCTTCGGCGCCCTGTCGATCCACGCCTTCGTGTTCCGGGCGTGGTGGCTGGTCCCGCCGGCCGCGGCGGTGTGGCTGAACTTCCGGGTCGCGCACTCGATGGAGTTCCGCAACAGGCGCGACTATCTCTTCGCCCTGCTGGTGTTCCCGGCCGAGCTCTACATGCTGATCCGGATGGGCCACTTCGTCCGCGCCTGGCTGAAGTTCTTCAGCCGGCAGCAGACCGACAACTGGGCCGCCCAGGCCAAGGCCGAGCGCGGCAAGGGCACCGCGTGGCTCTACCCGTTCGCCGCCCTCGCCGTCTTCTTCGCCGGCGCGGCCGTGGGCTGGCGGTTCGTCCCGATCCAGACCCGCTCCGACATCCTGGCCGTCGGCTGGCCGATCCTCGGCGTCATCACCATCCTTCAGACCTGCTGGATGATCATGAAGGCCATGAAGCGCTACCGCGGCTTCAAGGCATGA
- a CDS encoding 5-(carboxyamino)imidazole ribonucleotide synthase, producing the protein MPELAPTLAVIGGGQLARMMAQPAIALGLPLRLLAEAEGVSAAQVIPDHLVGDYTDLETLRKVTDGCAVVTFDHEHVPTDHLHALEDSGLAVRPGPEALVHAQDKGAMRERLADLGVPCPRNAIVTTVAEVEAFGFPCVLKTTRGGYDGKGVWFARSADDCADAFATAAASGVRILAEELVDFRRELSALVARSPSGQAAAYPVVASTQTDGICREVVAPAPDLSPELAGQAQEIALRVAGALGVTGILAVEMFETNDGRVLVNELAMRPHNTGHWTQDGAVTSQFENHLRAVMDLPLGSPAPRARWTVMVNILGGPDSSVGRLYDGFPHAMARDPHLRVHLYGKELRPGRKVGHVNAYGDDLEDCLERARHAAAWFAGDLGNESE; encoded by the coding sequence GTGCCCGAGCTCGCTCCGACCCTTGCCGTCATCGGTGGCGGCCAGCTCGCCCGGATGATGGCGCAGCCCGCGATCGCCCTGGGCCTGCCGCTCCGGCTGCTGGCCGAGGCCGAGGGCGTCTCCGCCGCCCAGGTCATCCCCGACCACCTCGTCGGCGACTACACCGACCTCGAGACGCTGCGGAAGGTGACCGACGGCTGTGCCGTCGTCACCTTCGACCACGAGCACGTCCCGACCGACCACCTGCACGCGCTCGAGGACTCCGGCCTCGCCGTGCGCCCCGGGCCCGAGGCGCTGGTGCACGCCCAGGACAAGGGCGCGATGCGCGAGCGGCTCGCCGACCTCGGCGTGCCCTGCCCGCGCAACGCGATCGTCACCACCGTCGCCGAGGTGGAGGCCTTCGGCTTCCCGTGCGTGCTCAAGACGACCCGGGGCGGCTACGACGGCAAGGGCGTCTGGTTCGCCCGCTCGGCGGACGACTGCGCCGACGCCTTCGCGACCGCCGCCGCGTCGGGCGTGCGGATCCTCGCCGAGGAGCTCGTCGACTTCCGGCGCGAGCTTTCCGCGCTCGTGGCCCGCTCGCCGAGCGGCCAGGCCGCGGCGTACCCCGTCGTCGCCTCCACCCAGACCGACGGCATCTGCCGCGAGGTCGTCGCCCCCGCGCCCGACCTGTCGCCCGAGCTGGCCGGGCAGGCGCAGGAGATCGCCCTGCGCGTCGCCGGCGCCCTCGGCGTCACCGGCATCCTCGCGGTCGAGATGTTCGAGACCAACGACGGACGCGTGCTCGTCAACGAGCTCGCCATGCGCCCGCACAACACCGGCCACTGGACGCAGGACGGCGCGGTCACCTCGCAGTTCGAGAACCACCTCCGTGCGGTCATGGACCTCCCGCTCGGCTCGCCGGCGCCGCGGGCCCGGTGGACGGTGATGGTCAACATCCTCGGCGGGCCGGACTCCTCGGTCGGCCGCCTGTACGACGGCTTCCCGCACGCCATGGCGCGCGACCCCCACCTGCGCGTGCACCTCTACGGCAAGGAGCTGCGCCCCGGCCGCAAGGTCGGCCACGTCAACGCCTACGGCGACGATCTCGAGGACTGCCTGGAGCGGGCGCGGCACGCCGCCGCCTGGTTCGCCGGCGACCTCGGCAACGAGAGCGAGTGA
- the purE gene encoding 5-(carboxyamino)imidazole ribonucleotide mutase has translation MSDLQPRVGIVMGSDSDWPVMKAAGEALAEFDIAFEADVVSAHRMPDEMLAYGRDAAGRGISVIIAGAGGAAHLPGMLAAVTPLPVIGVPVPLKHLDGMDSLLSIVQMPAGVPVATVAVGNARNAGLLAVRILAATDPTLQQRMVDFQAELRTIAQEKGAVVRSDSAPRKLGF, from the coding sequence ATGTCTGACCTGCAGCCCCGGGTGGGCATCGTGATGGGCTCCGACTCCGACTGGCCGGTGATGAAGGCCGCCGGTGAGGCGCTGGCCGAGTTCGACATCGCGTTCGAGGCCGACGTGGTCTCCGCGCACCGGATGCCCGACGAGATGCTGGCCTACGGCCGCGACGCCGCCGGCCGCGGGATCTCCGTGATCATCGCGGGCGCCGGGGGAGCGGCCCACCTGCCCGGCATGCTCGCGGCCGTCACCCCGCTGCCGGTGATCGGTGTGCCGGTCCCGCTCAAGCACCTCGACGGCATGGACTCGCTGCTCTCCATCGTGCAGATGCCCGCCGGCGTGCCCGTCGCGACCGTCGCCGTCGGCAACGCCCGCAACGCCGGCCTGCTCGCCGTCCGGATCCTCGCCGCGACCGACCCGACCCTGCAGCAGCGGATGGTCGACTTCCAGGCCGAGCTCCGTACCATCGCCCAGGAGAAGGGCGCGGTCGTCCGCAGCGACTCCGCCCCGCGCAAGCTCGGCTTCTAG
- a CDS encoding IS110 family transposase has translation MTHNHTQIESAQVGIYGGVDTHLDFHVAAAVNALGALLGTAVFATTVQGYAELLAWLRAWGPLAQVGVEGTGSYGAGLARHLHRHDVEVLEINRPDRASRRRRGKTDAYDAEAAARTALAGHARAAKINTGAVESLRMLKLQRDSAVKQRTATLNQMHQLRVTAPQELREQLTGLTKHTLATHCVRFRVTRDTNRLTDPVQAAKKALHGLARRVLALTAEITELDADIAALTRAIAPATSAAAGVGAQTVAQLLIAIGEQPERFHSEAGFAALCGTSPIPASSGKTQRHRLNRGGNRQANSALHMATLNRLCHHPPTRAYIAARTTDAKSDPHLRRKLKRYLARELFTLLRQDLRALNTPDIAA, from the coding sequence ATGACTCACAACCACACACAGATCGAGTCCGCCCAGGTCGGGATCTACGGCGGCGTGGACACCCACCTGGACTTCCACGTCGCGGCCGCGGTCAACGCACTCGGCGCGCTGCTGGGCACCGCGGTCTTCGCGACCACGGTCCAGGGCTATGCCGAACTACTGGCCTGGCTCCGCGCCTGGGGACCACTGGCCCAGGTCGGGGTCGAGGGAACCGGCTCCTACGGCGCCGGCCTGGCCCGTCACCTGCACCGCCACGATGTCGAGGTTCTCGAGATCAACCGGCCCGACCGGGCCAGCCGCCGACGCCGCGGGAAGACCGACGCCTACGACGCCGAGGCAGCCGCCCGGACCGCGTTGGCCGGTCACGCCCGAGCCGCCAAGATCAACACCGGGGCCGTGGAGTCGCTGCGGATGCTGAAGCTGCAACGCGACTCCGCGGTCAAGCAGCGCACCGCCACGCTCAACCAGATGCACCAGCTCAGGGTCACCGCGCCCCAAGAACTCCGCGAACAACTGACCGGCCTGACCAAACACACCCTGGCCACCCACTGCGTGCGGTTCCGCGTCACCCGCGACACCAACAGACTCACCGACCCCGTCCAGGCCGCCAAGAAGGCCCTGCATGGACTGGCCCGCCGAGTCCTGGCGCTCACCGCGGAGATCACCGAACTCGACGCCGACATCGCGGCCCTGACCAGGGCCATCGCCCCGGCCACCAGTGCCGCGGCCGGTGTCGGGGCCCAGACCGTGGCACAACTGCTGATCGCCATCGGCGAGCAACCCGAACGGTTCCACAGCGAGGCCGGCTTCGCCGCCCTCTGCGGCACCAGTCCAATCCCGGCCTCCTCGGGGAAGACCCAACGTCACCGCCTCAACCGCGGCGGGAACCGACAAGCCAACAGTGCCCTGCACATGGCCACCCTCAACCGGCTCTGCCACCACCCACCGACCAGGGCCTACATCGCCGCCCGCACCACCGATGCCAAGTCGGACCCCCACCTGCGCCGCAAGCTCAAGCGCTACCTCGCCCGCGAACTCTTCACCCTGCTGCGACAAGACCTACGAGCCCTCAACACCCCCGACATCGCGGCTTGA
- the arfB gene encoding alternative ribosome rescue aminoacyl-tRNA hydrolase ArfB — protein sequence MSRPGDDLAVTPGPGLPQGLTIPAAELVERFSKSAGPGGQSVNTTDSRVELVYDVLGSSALSDHQRSRALRRLGGQLVDGRVVVVASEHRSQHRNRVAARERLADLLRTALAPPPPPRRPTKPTRGSQRRRLEAKKQRGQTKSLRGRVRGE from the coding sequence GTGAGCCGCCCCGGCGACGACCTCGCCGTCACGCCGGGACCGGGCCTGCCGCAGGGCCTGACGATCCCGGCCGCCGAGCTGGTCGAGCGGTTCTCGAAGTCCGCCGGGCCGGGCGGGCAGTCGGTCAACACCACCGACAGCCGGGTCGAGCTCGTGTACGACGTCCTGGGCTCCTCGGCCCTGTCCGACCACCAGCGGTCGCGGGCCCTGCGTCGCCTCGGCGGGCAGCTGGTCGACGGCCGGGTCGTGGTGGTCGCCTCCGAGCACCGCTCGCAGCACCGCAACCGGGTCGCGGCGCGCGAGCGGCTCGCCGACCTGCTCCGGACCGCGCTCGCTCCCCCGCCACCGCCCCGACGCCCCACGAAGCCCACGCGGGGCTCGCAGCGACGGCGGCTCGAGGCGAAGAAGCAGCGGGGGCAGACCAAGTCGCTGCGCGGCCGGGTCCGCGGCGAGTAG
- a CDS encoding winged helix-turn-helix domain-containing protein: MFQVQDIKVDPDSRRAWRGDDEIVLSRKEFDLVLALISRAGDIVTRDELMRDVWHTTFWTSSKTIDVHLGWVRRKLGDDSRRPHLITTIRGKGLRFEKGDGGRRADGH; encoded by the coding sequence GTGTTTCAGGTCCAGGACATCAAGGTCGACCCCGACAGCCGCCGTGCGTGGCGTGGGGACGACGAGATCGTCCTGTCCCGCAAGGAGTTCGACCTGGTGCTCGCGCTGATCTCGCGCGCCGGCGACATCGTGACCCGCGACGAGCTGATGCGCGACGTCTGGCACACGACGTTCTGGACCTCGTCCAAGACCATCGACGTGCACCTCGGCTGGGTCCGCCGCAAGCTCGGCGACGACAGCCGCCGGCCGCACCTGATCACCACGATCCGCGGCAAGGGGCTGCGCTTCGAGAAGGGTGACGGCGGCCGCCGCGCGGACGGCCACTAG
- a CDS encoding adenylate/guanylate cyclase domain-containing protein yields the protein MTAPEPTPSRDQLERAILGEQPVFNAQEVSRETGVTIPETQRLWRALGFPEHGAETAFTESDVEAVRTLQGVVTSGLIDFDMAVNLTRAVGQTMARLADWETASLVQRVEELESGDQATGSRVGSALRFIEEFSEPFEQLLLYAWRRHLAAAVARMEALGANEEDLHTTHITVGFADIVSFTALSNQITEERIGDLVELFESRCADVVAIQRGRIIKSIGDSVLFVNDDPIRAYDTAEGIINVVGRDSRMPDVRVGLASGSVVMRLGDVFGPPVNLAARLTAVARRNRVIIDAATAEALPEDQFETRLLPARPVRGFGIVEPVAVRRH from the coding sequence ATGACGGCACCTGAGCCGACGCCGTCCCGGGACCAGCTCGAACGCGCCATCCTCGGCGAGCAGCCGGTCTTCAACGCCCAGGAGGTCTCCCGCGAGACCGGGGTGACCATCCCGGAGACGCAACGGCTCTGGCGCGCGCTCGGCTTCCCCGAGCACGGCGCCGAGACCGCCTTCACCGAGTCCGACGTCGAGGCCGTCCGGACCCTCCAGGGTGTCGTGACCTCCGGGCTGATCGACTTCGACATGGCCGTCAACCTGACCCGGGCGGTCGGCCAGACGATGGCCCGGCTCGCCGACTGGGAGACCGCCTCGCTGGTCCAGCGGGTCGAGGAGCTCGAGAGCGGCGACCAGGCGACCGGGAGCCGGGTCGGGTCGGCACTCCGGTTCATCGAGGAGTTCAGCGAGCCCTTCGAGCAGCTGCTCCTCTACGCGTGGCGGCGACACCTGGCGGCCGCCGTCGCCCGGATGGAGGCACTCGGTGCCAACGAGGAGGACCTCCACACCACGCACATCACCGTCGGCTTCGCCGACATCGTGAGCTTCACGGCGCTGTCCAACCAGATCACCGAGGAGCGGATCGGCGACCTCGTCGAGCTCTTCGAGTCCCGCTGCGCCGACGTGGTCGCCATCCAGCGTGGCCGGATCATCAAGAGCATCGGCGACTCGGTGCTCTTCGTGAACGACGACCCGATCCGGGCCTACGACACCGCCGAGGGGATCATCAACGTCGTCGGCCGCGACTCCCGGATGCCCGACGTCCGGGTCGGTCTGGCCAGTGGCTCTGTGGTGATGCGGCTGGGCGACGTCTTCGGCCCGCCGGTCAACCTCGCCGCCCGGCTCACCGCGGTGGCCCGGCGCAACCGCGTGATCATCGACGCGGCCACTGCGGAGGCCCTCCCGGAGGACCAGTTCGAGACCCGACTGCTGCCCGCGCGACCGGTCCGGGGCTTCGGGATCGTGGAGCCGGTCGCCGTACGCCGCCACTGA
- a CDS encoding carboxyl transferase domain-containing protein: MSAAPGEGTEVPADIDLHTTAGKLADLERRLDEAVHAGSAKAVEKQHAKGRQTARERIEQLFDEGSFVELDELARHRSTAFGLEKTRPYGDGVVTGYGTIDGRQVCVFSQDFTVFGGSLGEVYGEKITKVMDLAMKTGCPIIGINEGAGARIQEGVVSLGLYGEIFRRNVHASGVIPQISMIMGSCAGGHVYSPAVTDFTIMVDGTSNMFITGPDVIKTVTGEDVSMEDLGGARTHNTKSGNAHYMGADEADAIEYVKALLSYLPQNNLDEPPTYDANDGQSADTDFSDLDRELDVLIPDSPNQPYDMHTVIETVLDDQEFLEVQPLFAPNILIGFGRVEGRSVGIVANQPMQFAGTLDIDASEKAARFVRTCDAFNIPVLTFVDVPGFLPGTDQEWNGIIRRGAKLIYAYAEATVPLVTIITRKAYGGAYDVMGSKHLGADINVAWPTAQIAVMGAQGAANIVHRKTLAKIEKEGGDVEAKRAELIDEYDTTLANPYIAAERGYIDAVISPHETRVEIVRSLRLLRSKRETLPPKKHGNIPL; this comes from the coding sequence GTGAGTGCAGCACCGGGCGAGGGCACCGAAGTTCCCGCGGACATCGATCTCCACACCACCGCGGGCAAGCTCGCGGATCTCGAGCGACGCCTCGACGAGGCCGTCCACGCGGGATCGGCGAAGGCGGTCGAGAAGCAGCACGCCAAGGGCCGCCAGACGGCCCGCGAGCGGATCGAGCAGCTCTTCGACGAGGGCTCGTTCGTCGAGCTCGACGAGCTGGCGCGGCACCGCTCCACGGCGTTCGGCCTGGAGAAGACCCGCCCCTACGGCGACGGCGTGGTGACCGGCTACGGCACCATCGACGGCCGTCAGGTGTGCGTGTTCTCCCAGGACTTCACCGTCTTCGGCGGCTCGCTGGGCGAGGTCTACGGCGAGAAGATCACCAAGGTCATGGACCTGGCGATGAAGACCGGCTGCCCGATCATCGGCATCAACGAGGGCGCCGGCGCCCGCATCCAGGAGGGCGTGGTCTCGCTCGGCCTGTACGGCGAGATCTTCCGCCGCAACGTGCACGCCTCGGGCGTCATCCCGCAGATCTCGATGATCATGGGCTCGTGTGCCGGCGGGCACGTCTACTCCCCCGCGGTCACCGACTTCACGATCATGGTCGACGGCACCTCCAACATGTTCATCACCGGCCCCGACGTCATCAAGACCGTCACCGGCGAGGACGTCTCGATGGAGGACCTCGGCGGCGCGCGCACGCACAACACCAAGTCCGGCAACGCCCACTACATGGGCGCCGACGAGGCCGACGCGATCGAGTACGTCAAGGCGCTGCTGTCCTACCTGCCGCAGAACAACCTCGACGAGCCCCCGACCTACGACGCCAATGATGGGCAGAGTGCCGACACCGACTTCTCCGACCTCGACCGCGAGCTCGACGTCCTGATCCCGGACTCCCCCAACCAGCCCTACGACATGCACACGGTCATCGAGACCGTGCTGGACGACCAGGAGTTCCTCGAGGTCCAGCCGCTGTTCGCGCCCAACATCCTGATCGGCTTCGGCCGGGTCGAGGGCCGCTCGGTCGGCATCGTGGCCAACCAGCCGATGCAGTTCGCCGGCACCCTGGACATCGACGCCTCGGAGAAGGCCGCCCGCTTCGTGCGGACCTGCGACGCCTTCAACATCCCGGTCCTGACCTTCGTCGACGTGCCCGGCTTCCTGCCCGGCACCGACCAGGAGTGGAACGGCATCATCCGCCGCGGCGCCAAGCTGATCTACGCCTACGCCGAGGCCACCGTCCCGCTGGTCACGATCATCACCCGCAAGGCCTACGGCGGCGCCTACGACGTGATGGGCTCCAAGCACCTCGGCGCCGACATCAACGTCGCCTGGCCAACCGCCCAGATCGCGGTCATGGGTGCCCAGGGCGCGGCCAACATCGTGCACCGCAAGACCCTGGCCAAGATCGAGAAGGAGGGCGGGGACGTCGAGGCCAAGCGGGCCGAGCTGATCGACGAGTACGACACCACCCTGGCCAACCCCTACATCGCGGCCGAGCGCGGCTACATCGACGCCGTCATCTCCCCCCACGAGACCCGGGTCGAGATCGTCCGGTCGCTGCGGCTGCTGCGCTCCAAGAGGGAGACGCTGCCGCCCAAGAAGCACGGGAACATCCCCCTGTGA